In the Kineosporiaceae bacterium genome, one interval contains:
- the ruvB gene encoding Holliday junction branch migration DNA helicase RuvB: MSDELSVEALRTRELVEAGADAEERAAESALRPKMLDEFVGQRVVRDQLSLVLEAARGRGHTPDHILLSGPPGLGKTTLAMIVAHELGAPLRVTSGPAIQHAGDLAAVLSSLEEGEVLFLDEIHRMARPAEEMLYVAMEDYRVDIVVGKGPGATAIPLDLPPFTIVGATTRAGMLPGPLRDRFGFTGHLDFYSPDELEQVLTRSARLLGVRLTAEGGREIARRSRGTPRISNRLLRRVRDWAQVRGDGVLDEAAARAALAVYAVDELGLDRLDRSVLEALCHRFGGGPVGLSTLAVAVGEEAETVETVAEPFLVREGLIGRTPRGRVATAATWRHLGSSPPRHATSPATIEQQALFDEAPDPAG; the protein is encoded by the coding sequence CTGTCGGACGAGCTGTCGGTCGAGGCGCTGCGAACCCGCGAACTGGTCGAGGCCGGCGCGGACGCCGAGGAACGCGCGGCCGAGAGCGCCCTGCGTCCCAAGATGCTGGACGAATTCGTGGGCCAACGTGTGGTGCGCGACCAGCTCTCCCTGGTGCTCGAGGCGGCCCGGGGCCGTGGCCACACCCCCGATCACATCCTGCTCTCCGGGCCACCCGGGCTCGGCAAGACCACCCTCGCCATGATCGTGGCCCACGAACTGGGTGCGCCGCTGCGGGTGACCAGCGGTCCGGCGATCCAACATGCCGGTGACCTGGCGGCAGTCCTGTCCTCCCTGGAGGAGGGCGAGGTGCTCTTCCTGGACGAGATCCACCGCATGGCGCGTCCGGCCGAGGAGATGCTCTACGTCGCCATGGAGGACTACCGGGTCGACATCGTGGTGGGGAAGGGGCCGGGGGCCACCGCGATCCCGCTCGACCTGCCGCCGTTCACCATCGTCGGGGCGACCACGCGGGCCGGCATGCTGCCCGGGCCGCTGCGCGACCGGTTCGGCTTCACCGGCCACCTCGACTTCTACTCCCCGGACGAGCTCGAACAGGTGCTGACCCGTTCGGCCCGCCTGCTCGGCGTCCGGTTGACCGCCGAGGGCGGGCGCGAGATCGCCCGCCGATCCCGCGGGACGCCGCGCATCTCCAACCGGTTGTTGCGTCGGGTGCGCGACTGGGCACAGGTCCGTGGCGACGGGGTACTCGACGAGGCGGCCGCGCGGGCCGCGCTGGCGGTGTACGCGGTCGACGAACTCGGCCTCGACCGCCTCGACCGGTCGGTGCTCGAGGCGCTGTGTCATCGCTTCGGCGGCGGTCCGGTGGGGTTGTCGACCCTCGCCGTCGCGGTGGGGGAGGAGGCCGAGACCGTCGAGACGGTGGCCGAGCCGTTCCTGGTGCGTGAGGGCCTGATCGGCCGGACGCCGCGTGGCCGAGTGGCCACCGCGGCCACCTGGCGGCATCTGGGCTCGAGTCCACCGCGACACGCCACCTCACCGGCGACCATCGAGCAGCAGGCGCTGTTCGACGAAGCACCCGACCCGGCGGGCTAG
- a CDS encoding bifunctional (p)ppGpp synthetase/guanosine-3',5'-bis(diphosphate) 3'-pyrophosphohydrolase — translation MAEEAVTAAATDVVGSPDAPAAEPAEATGPAAQPRHRQIAGSEALPTTSRVLSRIARFGSGRGSSTSPLLDPLLRTVRATHPKADLSILERAFDVAAKAHAGQKRKSGDPYITHPVAVASILAELGMTAPTLVAALLHDTVEDTAYTLDALEKEFGKEVAMLVDGVTKLDKVTYGDAAQAETVRKMVVAMSRDIRVLVIKLADRLHNARTWRYVPQASAERKSRETLEIYAPLAHRLGMNTIKWELEDLSFATLYPKIYDEIVRLVAERAPAREDYLAQVREQVSADLRAAKIKSIVTGRPKHYYSVYQKMIVRGRDFADIYDLVGVRVLVESVRDCYAVLGALHARWNPVPGRFKDYIAMPKFNMYQSLHTTVIGPEGRQVEIQIRTHQMHRRAEYGVAAHWKYKDDPNRTGRDGDSSANDMVWLRQLLEWQRETSDPGEFLDSLRFEINAQEVYVFTPKGDVVALPSGSTPVDFAYAVHTEVGHRCMGARVNGRLVPLESMLDNGDMIEIFTSKADGAGPSRDWLTFVRSPRARNKIRQWFSKERREEAIEQGKDAIAKAMRKQGLPIQRLLSHESLVSLAQEMRYPDVSSLYAAVGEGHAAAGSVVTRLVQTLGGEEGAEEDLAEAATPSRARRTRLGGPGVIVRGVEDVWVKLAKCCTPVPGDQIIGFVTRGSGVSVHHADCGNISGLQAEPERIVEVEWSRNTGSLFLVQIQVEALDRNRLLADITRVLSDNHLNILAANLTTGGDRMAISKFTFEMGDPTHLDHVMAAVRKVEGVVDAYRITGVSSAKRG, via the coding sequence ATGGCCGAGGAGGCAGTGACCGCAGCAGCGACGGATGTCGTGGGCTCGCCGGATGCGCCTGCCGCCGAACCGGCCGAGGCCACCGGCCCTGCAGCGCAGCCCCGGCATCGCCAAATCGCGGGTAGCGAGGCCCTGCCCACCACCAGCCGGGTGTTGTCGCGCATCGCCCGCTTCGGCTCGGGCCGGGGGTCGAGTACCTCACCACTGCTCGACCCACTCTTGCGCACGGTGCGAGCCACCCACCCCAAGGCCGACCTGAGCATTCTGGAACGTGCCTTCGACGTGGCGGCCAAGGCCCACGCCGGGCAGAAGCGCAAGAGTGGCGACCCGTACATCACCCACCCGGTCGCCGTGGCCTCGATCCTGGCCGAGCTGGGCATGACCGCACCGACGTTGGTGGCCGCGCTGTTGCACGACACGGTCGAGGACACCGCCTACACCCTCGATGCGCTCGAGAAGGAGTTCGGCAAAGAGGTCGCGATGTTGGTCGACGGGGTGACCAAGCTCGACAAGGTCACCTACGGCGATGCGGCGCAGGCCGAGACCGTGCGCAAGATGGTCGTGGCGATGTCCCGCGACATCCGGGTGCTGGTGATCAAGCTGGCCGACCGGTTGCACAACGCCCGCACCTGGCGGTACGTGCCGCAGGCTTCTGCCGAACGCAAGTCGCGCGAAACGCTCGAGATCTATGCCCCGCTGGCTCACCGGCTCGGCATGAACACCATCAAGTGGGAACTCGAGGACCTCTCGTTCGCCACGCTCTATCCCAAGATCTACGACGAGATCGTGCGCCTGGTGGCCGAGCGGGCGCCGGCCCGTGAGGACTACCTGGCCCAGGTCCGTGAGCAGGTGAGCGCGGATCTGCGTGCCGCCAAGATCAAGTCGATCGTCACCGGTCGCCCCAAGCACTACTACTCCGTCTACCAGAAGATGATCGTGCGTGGCCGCGACTTCGCGGACATCTACGACCTGGTGGGCGTACGGGTGCTGGTCGAGTCCGTCCGTGACTGCTACGCCGTGCTGGGGGCGTTGCACGCGCGCTGGAACCCGGTGCCGGGGCGGTTCAAGGACTACATCGCGATGCCCAAGTTCAACATGTACCAGTCACTGCACACCACGGTGATCGGTCCCGAGGGGCGTCAGGTCGAGATTCAGATCCGCACCCACCAGATGCACCGACGTGCCGAGTACGGCGTCGCGGCGCACTGGAAGTACAAGGACGATCCGAACCGCACCGGGCGTGACGGCGACAGCTCGGCCAACGACATGGTCTGGCTGCGCCAGTTGCTCGAGTGGCAGCGCGAGACCAGCGACCCGGGGGAGTTCCTCGACTCGCTGCGGTTCGAGATCAACGCCCAAGAGGTCTATGTCTTCACGCCCAAGGGCGACGTGGTGGCGCTGCCCTCGGGCTCGACGCCGGTCGACTTCGCCTACGCGGTGCACACCGAGGTCGGTCATCGCTGCATGGGCGCTCGGGTCAACGGCCGGCTGGTCCCGTTGGAGAGCATGCTCGACAACGGCGACATGATCGAGATCTTCACCTCGAAGGCGGACGGCGCGGGCCCGAGCCGCGACTGGCTCACCTTCGTGCGCAGTCCCCGGGCCCGCAACAAGATCCGGCAGTGGTTCTCCAAGGAACGGCGCGAGGAGGCCATCGAGCAGGGCAAGGATGCCATCGCCAAGGCGATGCGCAAGCAAGGGCTGCCGATCCAGCGACTGCTGTCCCACGAGTCGCTGGTCTCGCTCGCCCAAGAGATGCGCTACCCCGACGTCTCCTCGCTCTACGCCGCGGTGGGCGAGGGCCACGCCGCAGCGGGGAGCGTGGTCACGCGCCTGGTTCAGACCCTGGGCGGTGAGGAGGGCGCCGAAGAGGACCTGGCGGAGGCGGCCACCCCGAGTCGGGCCCGCCGGACCCGACTGGGCGGTCCGGGGGTCATCGTCCGAGGCGTCGAGGACGTCTGGGTCAAGCTCGCCAAGTGCTGCACCCCGGTGCCCGGCGACCAGATCATCGGGTTCGTCACCCGCGGCAGCGGCGTCTCGGTGCACCACGCCGACTGCGGCAACATCAGCGGCCTACAGGCCGAGCCGGAGCGGATCGTCGAGGTCGAGTGGTCGCGCAACACAGGCAGCCTGTTCCTGGTACAGATCCAGGTCGAGGCCCTGGACCGCAACCGGCTGCTGGCGGACATCACCCGGGTGCTGTCCGACAACCACCTCAACATCCTGGCGGCCAACCTGACCACCGGCGGTGACCGGATGGCGATCTCGAAGTTCACCTTCGAGATGGGCGACCCGACGCACCTGGACCATGTGATGGCCGCCGTCCGCAAGGTCGAGGGTGTGGTCGACGCCTATCGGATCACCGGGGTGTCATCCGCCAAGCGCGGCTGA
- a CDS encoding DUF349 domain-containing protein — protein sequence MAPRPGPWPSPGQRSADEGRAAVSAEQWGRVDPDGTVWVRTAAGERAVGSYPGAAESDALAYFARKYDDLSAQVSLLEQRIAAGHVTGSAASSAIAKLVAAITDANAVGDLEALLTRLTALEPLAEARKHEADQARAAAKAEALAVRTGLVEEAEALVAVEPERLPWKASGDRLRELFDLWRTMQRENRLDKHTEDELWKRFSHARTTFDRRRRQHFGALDEQRTQARSVKEKIVLRAEELSATTDWNAGASGFRELMNQWKVAPRAGRRDEEQLWGRFRAAQDTFFAARNVAVDEADSAFRANLEVKESLLVEAEALLPIKDVAAARSALRDLQDRWDAAGKVPRADMGRVEGRLRAVEQAIRDAEQVRWTRSNPEARARAQDAVAQLEHTIASLQTKRDKALAAENQRGVTEAEAAIAARQEWLEQARAALAEFGG from the coding sequence AGCGTGCGGTCGGCTCCTACCCGGGTGCCGCCGAGAGCGATGCGCTGGCCTACTTCGCCCGCAAGTACGACGACCTGTCGGCCCAGGTCTCGCTGCTGGAGCAGCGGATCGCGGCCGGCCATGTCACGGGATCGGCCGCGTCGTCCGCGATCGCCAAGTTGGTCGCGGCGATCACCGACGCCAATGCGGTCGGCGATCTGGAGGCGCTGCTGACCCGGCTGACGGCGCTCGAGCCGCTGGCCGAGGCACGCAAGCACGAGGCCGATCAGGCCCGGGCCGCCGCCAAGGCCGAAGCCCTGGCCGTACGCACCGGGCTGGTGGAGGAAGCCGAGGCCCTGGTCGCCGTCGAGCCCGAGCGGTTGCCGTGGAAGGCCTCCGGTGACCGGCTGCGCGAGCTGTTCGACCTGTGGCGCACCATGCAGCGCGAGAACCGCCTCGACAAGCACACCGAGGACGAGCTCTGGAAGCGCTTCAGCCACGCGCGCACCACCTTCGACCGCAGGCGCCGCCAACACTTCGGCGCCCTCGACGAACAGCGCACTCAGGCGCGCAGCGTCAAGGAGAAGATCGTGCTGCGGGCCGAGGAACTGTCGGCCACCACGGACTGGAACGCCGGTGCCTCCGGGTTCCGCGAGCTGATGAATCAGTGGAAGGTCGCCCCCCGCGCGGGTCGACGCGACGAGGAACAGCTGTGGGGCCGGTTCCGGGCCGCCCAGGACACCTTCTTCGCGGCGCGCAACGTCGCCGTCGACGAGGCCGACTCCGCGTTCCGGGCCAACCTGGAGGTCAAGGAGTCGCTGCTGGTCGAGGCCGAGGCCCTGCTCCCGATCAAGGACGTCGCGGCGGCCCGTTCCGCGCTGCGCGACCTGCAGGACCGCTGGGACGCCGCGGGCAAGGTGCCCCGCGCCGACATGGGCCGGGTGGAGGGTCGGCTGCGGGCCGTCGAACAGGCGATTCGGGACGCCGAACAGGTGCGTTGGACACGCAGCAACCCCGAGGCCCGGGCCCGGGCGCAGGACGCCGTCGCCCAACTCGAGCACACCATCGCCTCGTTGCAGACCAAGCGGGACAAGGCGCTGGCGGCGGAAAACCAGCGCGGCGTCACCGAGGCCGAAGCCGCCATCGCCGCCCGTCAGGAGTGGTTGGAGCAGGCTCGCGCCGCCCTGGCCGAGTTCGGCGGCTGA
- the secD gene encoding protein translocase subunit SecD: MLLGIVAVLYGLIAGGALWSNGQWTPKLALDLDGGVEMVLKAVPQAGQSGQITATTIEEAVKIIRQRVNGSGVTEAEITTQGTDSIVVTLPGKNIDEATRQSIRKSAALEFRPVLVAQQPTVPTPTPTGTPSGSASPSPAASSKASAAASGNPSVTSSANGGGLLAAGTPTPTGAASAAASPATSPNPKPTDASDEAWLTADVATVWDATDCSTAAGRLKSQNQVNDPAKPFVACEDDGSKYALGPVEVRGKNVTGATAGLEVTQQGQTTNNWQVNLEFDSTGADQFGKVTTRLVALQDPRNRFAIVLDNGVISAPVTQSAIVDGRAQITGNFTQVTAQTLANQLKFGALPISFQVATENQISATLGAEQLRNGLLAGLIGLVLVVVYSLLQYRALGMVTVFSLIVAGVITYGIVVMLGWRAGLRLSLSGIAGLIVAIGITADSFIVYFERIRDEVREGRALATAVELAWQRARRTILISDAVSLLAAVVLFVLAVGSVRGFAFTLGLTTVIDVLVVFLFTKPMVTFLSRTHFFGSGHRLSGFDAEHLGRAVQYTGRGTTRPPVKKAGVAPATPGSTIAERRAAAERAAAERSGGATSTKVLDGPPASTPDGDAGEGNA, from the coding sequence GTGCTCCTCGGCATCGTGGCCGTCCTGTACGGCCTGATCGCCGGCGGCGCCCTCTGGAGCAATGGTCAGTGGACACCCAAGCTGGCCCTCGACCTCGACGGTGGCGTCGAGATGGTGCTCAAGGCCGTGCCTCAGGCAGGCCAGTCGGGCCAGATCACGGCGACGACCATCGAGGAAGCGGTCAAGATCATCCGGCAGCGGGTGAACGGGTCGGGTGTGACCGAGGCCGAGATCACCACGCAGGGCACCGACAGCATCGTGGTCACCCTGCCCGGCAAGAACATCGACGAGGCCACGCGGCAGTCGATCCGCAAGTCGGCCGCCCTCGAGTTCCGGCCGGTGCTCGTGGCACAGCAACCGACAGTGCCCACCCCGACCCCGACGGGTACACCCTCCGGCTCGGCGAGCCCGAGCCCGGCAGCGTCGAGCAAGGCCTCGGCAGCAGCGTCCGGCAACCCCTCGGTGACCTCATCGGCCAACGGTGGCGGGCTGCTGGCGGCCGGCACCCCCACGCCGACCGGTGCGGCGAGCGCCGCAGCCAGCCCCGCGACGTCCCCGAACCCCAAACCGACCGATGCCAGCGACGAGGCATGGCTCACCGCTGACGTGGCCACGGTGTGGGACGCCACCGACTGCAGCACGGCCGCCGGGCGGTTGAAGTCCCAGAACCAGGTCAACGACCCGGCCAAGCCGTTCGTGGCCTGCGAGGACGACGGCAGCAAGTACGCGCTCGGCCCGGTCGAGGTGCGCGGCAAGAACGTCACCGGGGCCACCGCCGGGCTGGAGGTGACCCAGCAGGGTCAGACCACCAACAACTGGCAGGTCAACCTCGAGTTCGACAGCACCGGCGCCGACCAGTTCGGCAAAGTGACCACCCGATTGGTCGCACTCCAGGACCCGCGCAACCGATTCGCCATCGTGCTCGACAACGGCGTGATCTCGGCGCCCGTGACGCAGTCGGCGATCGTGGACGGCCGGGCGCAGATCACCGGAAACTTCACGCAGGTCACGGCTCAGACCTTGGCCAACCAGCTCAAGTTCGGTGCGCTGCCGATCTCGTTCCAGGTGGCGACCGAGAACCAGATCTCGGCCACGTTGGGCGCCGAACAGTTGCGCAACGGGCTGCTGGCCGGGCTGATCGGCCTGGTGCTGGTGGTCGTGTACTCGTTGCTGCAGTACCGCGCCCTGGGCATGGTGACGGTCTTCAGCCTGATCGTCGCCGGGGTGATCACCTACGGCATCGTCGTCATGTTGGGCTGGCGGGCGGGGCTCCGGCTCAGCCTGTCCGGTATCGCCGGTCTGATCGTGGCCATCGGCATCACCGCGGACTCGTTCATCGTGTACTTCGAACGCATCCGTGACGAGGTCCGCGAGGGCCGAGCCTTGGCCACCGCGGTCGAGTTGGCCTGGCAACGCGCCCGGCGCACCATCTTGATCTCGGACGCCGTGAGCCTGCTGGCCGCTGTGGTGCTGTTCGTCCTGGCCGTGGGCAGTGTGCGCGGATTCGCGTTCACCCTCGGGTTGACCACGGTGATCGACGTCCTCGTGGTGTTCCTCTTCACCAAGCCCATGGTCACCTTCCTGTCGCGCACCCACTTCTTCGGCAGCGGCCACAGGCTGTCCGGTTTCGACGCCGAGCACCTGGGCCGTGCGGTGCAGTACACCGGTCGGGGCACCACCCGGCCGCCGGTGAAGAAGGCGGGTGTGGCACCAGCCACGCCCGGTTCGACCATCGCCGAACGTCGTGCCGCGGCCGAACGTGCCGCCGCCGAACGATCGGGGGGCGCGACGTCCACCAAGGTTCTCGACGGACCACCCGCCTCGACGCCGGACGGCGACGCCGGGGAAGGGAACGCCTGA
- a CDS encoding adenine phosphoribosyltransferase: MALDLLSRIREIPDYPSPGIMFRDITPLLADGPAFAEVVEAFAAPYRGAAGVATIDVVVGIEARGFILAAPVALALGVGFVPARKRGKLPHSTVAAAYDLEYGQAEIELHTDAIHPGQRVLVLDDVLATGGTAAAACDLVRRLGGEVVDVAVLIELIALEGRRRLQGCGVRALLSL, translated from the coding sequence ATGGCCCTCGATCTGCTCTCGCGGATCCGGGAGATCCCCGACTACCCCTCCCCGGGGATCATGTTCCGTGACATCACCCCGCTGCTCGCCGACGGGCCGGCGTTCGCCGAGGTGGTCGAGGCGTTCGCTGCCCCGTATCGCGGTGCTGCTGGTGTGGCCACGATCGACGTCGTGGTGGGGATCGAGGCGCGCGGGTTCATCCTGGCGGCGCCGGTGGCCCTGGCCCTGGGCGTTGGGTTCGTTCCGGCCCGCAAACGCGGCAAGCTGCCGCACAGCACCGTGGCCGCGGCCTATGACCTCGAGTACGGTCAGGCAGAGATCGAGCTCCACACCGACGCGATCCACCCGGGCCAACGGGTTCTGGTCTTGGACGACGTGTTGGCCACCGGGGGAACCGCGGCCGCTGCCTGTGACCTGGTGCGCCGCCTCGGGGGCGAGGTCGTCGACGTGGCCGTGCTGATCGAGTTGATCGCCCTGGAGGGCCGCCGTCGGCTGCAAGGGTGCGGCGTACGGGCACTCCTCTCACTCTGA
- the yajC gene encoding preprotein translocase subunit YajC: MPAFDPSVLFLAIVLVMAFFVIRRGNRQRRELATIQTELAPGAEVMMASGLYATVVALDDEKVTVETAPGQTSRWDRRAVARIVSAAAGTVSAEHETGSEQGTETKDEPA; this comes from the coding sequence GTGCCTGCCTTCGACCCCAGTGTGCTCTTTCTCGCAATCGTGCTGGTCATGGCCTTCTTCGTCATCCGAAGGGGCAACCGCCAGCGCCGCGAGCTCGCCACGATTCAGACCGAGTTGGCTCCCGGCGCCGAGGTCATGATGGCCTCCGGCCTCTACGCGACCGTGGTGGCGCTGGACGACGAGAAGGTCACCGTCGAAACCGCCCCCGGGCAGACCTCTCGGTGGGACCGGCGTGCCGTGGCCCGGATCGTGAGCGCGGCCGCCGGCACGGTGTCAGCCGAGCACGAGACCGGGTCCGAGCAGGGCACCGAGACCAAGGACGAGCCCGCCTGA
- the secF gene encoding protein translocase subunit SecF has product MPSFAAFGNDLYTGRRSIDFVGRRRLWYLIAAVLMIISIAAVGINKLNPGIEFRGGTEFRISGTAITSDTVGAEAVTSVVPGARPLVTKLGSDSIRVQSDKITDAELTSVQNALAKAYQVPPESVSRSFVGPTWGSDVTRQALIGLFVFLALVALVIAVYFRTWTMAVSGLVALIHDLILTVGVYALVGFEVTPASVIGFLTILGYSLYDTVVVFDKVRENTEFIATSSKRTFGEAANLAVNQTLVRSINTSVVALLPVASILFIGAYLLGAGTLKDIALSLFVGIAAGTYSSIFIATPLLVQLREREPELKAQAERVRRRRAEGPRGEVAEPVAAGVVASGDPLTSEPSGEVARGQRQQPRRKGR; this is encoded by the coding sequence ATGCCGAGTTTCGCCGCCTTCGGCAACGACCTCTACACCGGACGCCGCTCGATCGACTTCGTCGGTCGGCGCCGGCTCTGGTACCTGATCGCCGCCGTCTTGATGATCATCAGTATCGCTGCGGTCGGCATCAACAAGCTGAACCCCGGCATCGAGTTCCGGGGCGGCACCGAGTTCCGGATCTCCGGCACGGCCATCACGAGTGACACGGTCGGCGCGGAGGCCGTCACCTCCGTCGTGCCCGGCGCCCGGCCCCTGGTGACGAAGCTGGGTTCGGACAGCATCCGGGTGCAGTCCGACAAGATCACCGATGCTGAGCTGACATCGGTGCAGAACGCCCTGGCCAAGGCCTACCAGGTTCCGCCGGAGAGCGTCTCGCGCAGCTTCGTCGGCCCCACCTGGGGATCCGACGTCACCCGCCAGGCGCTGATCGGCCTGTTCGTCTTCCTGGCGCTGGTCGCGCTGGTGATCGCGGTGTACTTCCGCACCTGGACCATGGCCGTCTCGGGTCTGGTGGCGCTGATCCACGACCTGATCCTCACCGTCGGGGTGTACGCCCTGGTGGGCTTCGAGGTCACCCCGGCCTCGGTGATCGGCTTCCTGACCATCCTGGGCTACTCGCTGTACGACACCGTCGTGGTGTTCGACAAGGTGCGCGAGAACACCGAGTTCATCGCGACGTCCAGCAAGCGCACCTTCGGTGAGGCGGCCAACCTCGCGGTGAACCAGACCCTGGTGCGTTCGATCAACACCTCGGTGGTGGCGCTGCTGCCGGTGGCCTCGATCCTGTTCATCGGCGCCTACCTGTTGGGTGCCGGCACGCTGAAGGACATCGCCCTGTCGCTGTTCGTCGGGATTGCGGCCGGTACCTACTCCTCGATCTTCATCGCCACCCCGTTGTTGGTGCAGTTGCGTGAGCGTGAGCCCGAGCTGAAGGCACAGGCCGAGCGGGTGCGCCGGCGTCGCGCCGAGGGGCCGCGGGGCGAGGTGGCCGAGCCGGTGGCCGCCGGGGTGGTGGCCTCGGGTGATCCGTTGACGAGCGAACCCTCGGGCGAGGTCGCCCGCGGTCAGCGACAGCAGCCGCGCCGCAAGGGCCGGTGA